The sequence GGTCAGCGAACGTAAGTCTTCTCCCTTCAGGCGAAGCTTTCTGGCCAGCCAGGTACCTGTGGAACCCGTCACCTGTACCAGTGGAGCCTCAGGTCCTATGCTGCTTCCGGCAGCAATACCGATAAAGGAAGAGAGGATCATAGAAGGGTTATTTTTGGGGTCAAGCCTTCCTCCTTTAAAACGGATGTTATTGACGATCAGATCCATTTCACCAGGATCACCTATTCGGTGGATAATTAGCCCCACCAATAAACCTGCTAGGGTCATTAGAGGAATAAGTACCCAACCGGAAAGCCGCATACTTTCATGCAAAACAAATTCAAGAGCAATCCAATAAATGGCGGCTATGACTCCACCGATCAATCCTATAATTAACCAATACAAAAACTGCTTACTTAATACAAAAGGGTTGAGTTCCAGTTTCTCACTCACCCTATTACGTATCCTGATGTATTGCCTTTTTTGTTTGTATTCTAACATTTCTACTTTCTCAAGCCTCAAAGGTATACAGACACTTTGTACGAGACAATAAAAGCGCAAGAGAAGGCACTAAATTGAGTGGCATGAAAATCAAATCTTGGAAAAGCTTCTGATTTTTCCTTACATATTTTATCTCCACAATAATTTACAAAGCATTATGAAAAAAGAGCTGTAAAGAAACTGAATCAGCTTGATGGGGAGAAGAGTTGCTTTCTCAATGTATACAGAAAATGCTTTGGGTGTCTGTTGAAAAAATTAACTCAGATTTTCGCGATATGATTCAAATCATAAACGCTCTGATAACTAACCTTTAGTTTAGCGGAAAACAATATAATCGTAATGATAATACTTACCCACGACGAGCCGGCCTAAGTGGTTTTGGTCTTTAACCAAAAATGCTCAAATGTGGGGAAGTACTCTTAATCATTTATAAACTAAATAGACAAAATGATGAGTACATTTATGCAAGAACCTGTAGGGCAGATCGTCAACCGTGATTATCGTACCGCTGATATTTTCAAAAAGTTTAATATTGATTTTTGCTGTGGGGGCAAAAAGCCATTGATCAAGGCCTGTGAGAAAAAAAATATTAATCTGGAAGAGCTTGAGCAAGCTTTGTTAAGTGTGCTCAACCAACCACAAGAGGAAGTAGTTAATTACGCTGCATGGCCACTGGATCTGTTAGTTGACTATATTGAAAAGAAACACCACCGCTATGTAGAAGAGAATATTCCACTCCTCCAGCAGTATCTTCATAAAGTAGCCTCAGTACATGGTGATCGCCATCCAGAGTTAATTGAAGTATATCAACTTTTTAACCAGTGTGAGGATGAACTGGGACAGCATATGCAAAAAGAAGAGCAAATTTTATTTCCCTATATACGTATGATGATAAATACTCAGCTTAGGGGCAGACAACTAGAGACCCCGTATTTTGGTACAGTAGAAAATCCCATCGCTATGATGGAGCATGAGCATGATGCGGAAGGCGAAAGGTTTAGAAAAATAGCTGCTTTGTGCGATCAGTATACTCCTCCGGCAGATGCCTGTAATACGTACAAAGTTACATTTGCTAAGCTTCAGGAGTTTGAGGCAGACCTCTATACCCATATACATTTAGAGAACAACATTCTATTCCCTAAAGCTGCTGAACTGGAGAAGAAACTCGCTTTGGCTGCATTAGATTAACACAGTTAAGTCATTTTGGTGTGATTGATTAATAATGGTTGTAAAGGAGCAGGTTCAGAAGATAAAACCATTTCTAACTGCCTTTTTATCTGCTCCTTTTAAATCCATCTCTAAGAGGATCTTTGTAGAAAACGCCTTCTGTTAATGTAATATTCACAAAGAAAATCCTAGACTAACGAGCTAAATAATAAATGAAAGAAGAATATTATTACTGGCCGGCAGATTTGCTTGTCCAATATCTTGTTAAAGATTACCACAAGCACATTCTTCAAATGCTGCATGAAGTTAGAGTAGATTTTAGACAATTGCTATCTATCTATGGGGTGTCCTATCCCTTGTTATATGAAGTACAGCGTCAGTATCTGCAATGTGCTGAAGAGATAATGTCACACCTTTCCAAAGAAGCTATAGCGGTCTTGCCTTATGTAAATAGGTATACTAAGGAACTAAAAAAACAAAATTTTCTAAGAAAGCCAGGGCTATATTCTGTCTGCCACTCTATTGATGCAATGTGCACCGAACATAAATTTGGAAAAAGATATTTTGACAGTTTGATAGATCATATGGATTATGTTGACATGCCAGAAAATGAGCTTTATCAAAAGATCTACTGGACTTTACAGGAAATGACCTTTCGTTGGCAGGAACTGGTACACCTGGAGGACGATATTCTTTTTCCTAAGCTTGTTGAGATGGAGTCTTTTTTGAAACCCATATAAACCCATATTCACCGTGATTGCTAAACTAACACCAACAAAGGAAACACTGCAGGTTTTTACTGAAAATGAAGTCAGAGAGCAAAGTACTGCTTATTTTTGCGGTGATAGCCTGGCCGCAGAGGTATGGATGAGTAAATATGCTTTGAAGGATAGTCAAGGAAATTTTTATGAGAAGTCTCCAGACGATATGCATAGAAGACTTGCCAGGGAGTTTGCTCGTATAGAGGAGCGATACCCTATGTCCTTATTGGAAGATGAAATATATGCGCTTCTAAAAAACTTTTCTTACATCATTCCGCAAGGTAGTCCTATGGCGGGGATTGGAAATAACTTTCAGCAGGCATCTTTATCCAACTGTTTTGTTATCGGAGTTGAGTCAGAAGCTGATTCTTATGGTTCTGTACTTTCTTTGGACGAAGAACTTGTGCAACTTATGAAAAGAAGGGGAGGTGTGGGTGTAGACTTATCTCACATCAGGCCGGAAGGTAGTAAAGTAAATAATTCCGCACTGACAGCTACTGGCATCGTCCCTTTCATGCATCGTTTTTCAAACTCTACACCCGGGAAGTAGCACAGGGGGGTAGAAGAGGGGCGCTCATGCTCACCCTGATGGTAAAACACCCGGAGGCTGTTTCCTTTGCCAACGCCAAAAGGAATACAACTGATGTTACAGGAGCTAATATATCTTTAAAGTTAGATGATGCCTTTATGCTGGCCGTTCAGGATGACGGTTTGTATTTGCAAGAGTTTCCGGTCAATAGTTCCGCTCCATTAGTTAGTAAAGAGACGAAAGCCCGGGAGATCTGGCAGGAGATTATTGAAGGTGCCTGGAAGTCAGCAGAGCCGGGCGTTATCTTCTGGGATACCATCATCCGTGAATCATTACCGGACCGTTATGCTGAAGAAGGTTTCCAGACAGTCTCTACCAATCCCTGTGGAGAGATTCCTCTTTGTCCGTATGATAGCTGCCGCCTTATGGCGATGAATCTGACTGGCTATGTGAAAGATTCCTTTCATTCGGAAGCTTATTTTGATTTTGATCTTTTCAAACAGCATGTCAGAATCGCTCTTCGCTTGATGGATGATTTGGTGGATCTGGAGCTTGAAAAGATCAACAGAATCATAGAGAAAGTAGAAAAAGACACAGAGCCTAAACATTACAAGCGGGTAGAGCATGAACTGTGGATTAAAATCAAAGAAAAGTGTGAGAAAGGGAGGAGGACAGGCTTGGGTATCACCGGTTTGGGTGATATGCTGGCATCATTGGGCATTAAATATGGGTCTGAGGAGTCTATCACTGTAGCGGAGCAGGTGCAAACTACACTCCTGGTGGAAGCATATAGAAGCTCCATTCAACTGGGCAAGGAAAGAGGAGTATTTCCTGTGTTTGATGCGGAAAAAGAAAAGGGGCATCCTCTGATCAACAGAATCAGGCGCATAGATCCGGAGTTGGTAAAAGATATGGCACTGAACGGTAGAAGAAACATATCTATGCTTACCATTGCCCCCACCGGAAGCACAAGCCTGCTTAGCCAGACCACCTCAGGTATAGAACCAGCCTTTAGGCTCTATTATTCCCGGAGGAAAAAGGTAAATGACGCAAAATCCGGAAAATCAAATCAGCATTATTTTATAGATGATAATGGGGATACCTATGAAGAATATGCTGTTTTTCATCATGGCTTCAGAAAGTGGTTAGAGCATCAGGGTTATCAGCCTGATGAAATCAAAACCTTCAATAAAAAGGACCTTCTGCGATTGTTAGAAGAATCGCCTTATGCCGAAGCCAGCAGCGATCAGATTGACTGGAGGGCTAAGGTGAAGCTACAGAGTGCATTACAGAAATGGGTAGACCACTCAATTAGTGTTACAGTGAATTTGCCGGAAGATACCCCTCAGGCTATGATCTCGCAAATCTATATTGATGCCTGGAAACAGGGCTGTAAAGGGATCACAGTGTACCGGGAAGGCAGCCGGGCTGGAATTTTAGTAAGTGAAAAGAAACTTGATCAGCAGGATTTTTTGGAAACCATTCCACCCAAACGACCCGTTGAGTTGGAAGCAGCTGTATTGCGATTTAAAAACAATGAAAAAAACTGGGTTGCCGTGGTGGGCATATATCATGGTAAGCCCTATGAGATTTTTACAGGAAGGGCCGAAGATTCTTTCTCTATTCTGGAAAGTGTAGATAAGGGAAAAGTGATTAAAAGTAAGGGAGAAAATGGCAAAAACAGGTATGACTTCCAGTACTTGGATAATGATGGCTACAAGGTGACGATTGAAGGATTGTCACGTACATTCAATGAAGAGTACTGGAATTACGCCAAGCTCATCAGTGGGATACTCAGACATGGAATGCCACTCAAGTATGTTATTGAAATGATTGAAGATCTGTACCTGGATGGCCAGACATTAAATACCTGGAGGAATGGTGTAAAAAGGGCTTTATTACAATTTATACCCGATGGTACTGTGCCTACTGATAACGCCTGCCCTCATTGTAAACAAGCCTCATTAGTCTATCAGGAATCCTGCTTGCAATGTAGCCAATGTGGGTACAGTAAGTGCGGTTAACATATTAAAAGAATAGGCCCATCAATCAGACAATATGAAAAATAGATTCAGACCACATACCTTCCATATTCCTGTAATGGGGACTGGGTATACCATTGACACCCCTATAAAAGTGGCTCCGTACGGCATCACTTCAGTCATATCCATCATAGACCACAGGCTCGTAGAACAAATGCGTGAATACCATAGCAGGCTACACAATTATGCCTATACCCCAATTCATGAAAAAGAGGAAGACAGCAGGGCAAGAAGTATTACCGCATACTTAGATCTGGTCAATGATATTGTCATTGAGAAGCTTAATAAGCTCAAAAAATCTTCATTTGAAGCAGAAAGTGAAATCACAAAATATTTTGAAATGCTTCCCGAGTCTTCCCCGCTCAAGCATGAATATAGACAGATGCTTCAGTCCGGCAAAGAGAACCAAAAAAGAAAACAAGAGCAATTAAGGGATAAAATCGTGCCTGGAGCGATTGACGTGAATATCATGACCAAGCTTGATAAAGTTAACTACTCCGGAAATGAAGCTTTACCGGTAGAATACAATGACGCGCATGCAGCGTTACGAGGATTCGCGAATAGCAGGCTTTCATCATCAGTGGTGCTCTCTGCAGGTCTAAACCCAAGGTTATATGGTTACATGGCAACTTTTAATGATTTCTTTCCTGATCATTCAGGTTTAGCAAGAAAGAAAATAATATTAAAAGTTAGCGATTACCGTTCTGCTTTGATTCAGGGTAAGTTTCTGGCAAAAAAGGGATTGTGGGTATCAGAATTCAGGATAGAATCAGGGTTAAATTGCGGGGGGCACGCGTTTGCCACAGATGGTTATTTGCTGGGACCTATCCTACAAGAGTTTAAAGAAAAGAGGGATGATCTTGTATTTTCTCTATTTCAGATTTATACAGAAGTACTCAACAATGATAGAGGAAAAGTGGTGCAGGAGCCACCTCCCGTTTTCATTACTGTGCAGGGAGGAGTGGGCACATATAATGAACACAACTTCCTGCTTGACTTTTATAACATTGACTCCGTAGGATGGGGGTCGCCATTTTTGCTGGTTCCGGAGGCTGTAAATATAGACAGAGGTACTATTGATCTCCTTAGGCAAGCGGAAGAAGAAGAACTCTATTTGAGCAATGTGTCACCTTTAGGAGTACCGTTCAATACGGTGAAAGGAAGTACAGCTGAACTTGAAAGGCAAAAAAGAATAGAAGCAGGTAAATCTGGCGCTCCCTGTCTAAAGGAACACCTGGTTTTTAACACAGACTTTACCAAAAAGCCGATTTGTACCGCTTCCC comes from Catalinimonas alkaloidigena and encodes:
- a CDS encoding adenosylcobalamin-dependent ribonucleoside-diphosphate reductase, which translates into the protein MLTLMVKHPEAVSFANAKRNTTDVTGANISLKLDDAFMLAVQDDGLYLQEFPVNSSAPLVSKETKAREIWQEIIEGAWKSAEPGVIFWDTIIRESLPDRYAEEGFQTVSTNPCGEIPLCPYDSCRLMAMNLTGYVKDSFHSEAYFDFDLFKQHVRIALRLMDDLVDLELEKINRIIEKVEKDTEPKHYKRVEHELWIKIKEKCEKGRRTGLGITGLGDMLASLGIKYGSEESITVAEQVQTTLLVEAYRSSIQLGKERGVFPVFDAEKEKGHPLINRIRRIDPELVKDMALNGRRNISMLTIAPTGSTSLLSQTTSGIEPAFRLYYSRRKKVNDAKSGKSNQHYFIDDNGDTYEEYAVFHHGFRKWLEHQGYQPDEIKTFNKKDLLRLLEESPYAEASSDQIDWRAKVKLQSALQKWVDHSISVTVNLPEDTPQAMISQIYIDAWKQGCKGITVYREGSRAGILVSEKKLDQQDFLETIPPKRPVELEAAVLRFKNNEKNWVAVVGIYHGKPYEIFTGRAEDSFSILESVDKGKVIKSKGENGKNRYDFQYLDNDGYKVTIEGLSRTFNEEYWNYAKLISGILRHGMPLKYVIEMIEDLYLDGQTLNTWRNGVKRALLQFIPDGTVPTDNACPHCKQASLVYQESCLQCSQCGYSKCG
- a CDS encoding ribonucleotide reductase N-terminal alpha domain-containing protein, producing the protein MIAKLTPTKETLQVFTENEVREQSTAYFCGDSLAAEVWMSKYALKDSQGNFYEKSPDDMHRRLAREFARIEERYPMSLLEDEIYALLKNFSYIIPQGSPMAGIGNNFQQASLSNCFVIGVESEADSYGSVLSLDEELVQLMKRRGGVGVDLSHIRPEGSKVNNSALTATGIVPFMHRFSNSTPGK
- the ric gene encoding iron-sulfur cluster repair di-iron protein translates to MQEPVGQIVNRDYRTADIFKKFNIDFCCGGKKPLIKACEKKNINLEELEQALLSVLNQPQEEVVNYAAWPLDLLVDYIEKKHHRYVEENIPLLQQYLHKVASVHGDRHPELIEVYQLFNQCEDELGQHMQKEEQILFPYIRMMINTQLRGRQLETPYFGTVENPIAMMEHEHDAEGERFRKIAALCDQYTPPADACNTYKVTFAKLQEFEADLYTHIHLENNILFPKAAELEKKLALAALD